From the Senegalimassilia faecalis genome, one window contains:
- a CDS encoding TetR/AcrR family transcriptional regulator, whose translation MGEANQTPKSLKAQITRTSLVLAAAALLREQGPKAVTYRKVAQWAGAASSSVGYYFESTNQLLYEAGRYNIQLWAERAENSATTAESMDQADCRKHLVNLLISASLPDDSVNPAAHYMQLLAASESEDVTEAYRNGRVQLDQAVGRILKHAGVDMPSHIVGAVVDGAAVTAVSEGRDVRELAAGLLKDVLAAFDRDE comes from the coding sequence ATGGGCGAGGCAAACCAAACTCCAAAATCGTTGAAAGCGCAGATTACGCGCACATCTTTGGTGCTTGCCGCGGCGGCGCTACTGCGCGAGCAGGGGCCGAAGGCGGTAACGTATCGCAAAGTTGCCCAGTGGGCTGGTGCGGCGTCGTCGTCGGTGGGTTACTACTTCGAATCTACGAACCAACTGTTGTACGAGGCGGGCCGTTACAACATTCAGCTATGGGCCGAACGCGCCGAGAATTCTGCTACCACGGCCGAATCCATGGACCAGGCCGATTGCCGCAAGCATCTGGTGAACCTGCTTATCAGCGCTAGCCTGCCCGACGACTCCGTGAACCCGGCTGCGCACTACATGCAGCTGCTGGCGGCTTCCGAATCAGAAGACGTTACCGAGGCATACCGCAATGGTCGCGTGCAGCTTGACCAGGCGGTCGGGCGCATCCTGAAGCATGCGGGCGTGGACATGCCGTCGCACATCGTCGGCGCCGTGGTCGACGGCGCGGCGGTTACGGCCGTCTCCGAGGGCCGCGATGTCCGCGAACTGGCGGCCGGGCTGCTGAAAGACGTGCTGGCAGCGTTTGATCGTGACGAATAA
- a CDS encoding MFS transporter yields the protein MNADSGRPTNQELTISEAEKHKTLKKVVFSSFLGNFIEWFDYASYSYLATVLALVFFPGEDKMVATMMTFGVFALAFLVRPLGAIFWGNMGDKKGRKWALSTSILLMSGATFLIGCLPGYAMLGIGAPLLLLLLRMVQSFSASGEYAGAATFIAEYSPKEHRGFYCSMVPASTAVGLLIGSLFATWMFNTFGAMSEFVVDWGWRIPFWLAGPLGFITHYIREHLEDSPVYAQMQADLAEKGMKSEDKPIRMLFKKHFRVLVISFGACVLNAVGFYAVLTYLPNYLEATLNYDAASASIITTIVLVVYIGFIFLSGRISDKFGRKKMLIGACVGFIVFTIPAFWLLNSLDFFTILVVELVMCLLLTINDGTLSSYLCETFPTDVRYSGFALSFNLANAIFGGSASYISFALIELTGDAIAPAYYMVFIAILALVAMIASHEHTGKDLSEV from the coding sequence ATGAATGCTGACTCTGGCAGACCTACGAACCAAGAACTGACCATTTCCGAGGCCGAGAAACATAAGACGCTAAAGAAGGTTGTGTTCTCGTCGTTCTTAGGCAACTTCATCGAGTGGTTCGATTATGCAAGCTACTCGTATCTGGCAACGGTTCTGGCCCTGGTGTTCTTCCCGGGCGAGGATAAGATGGTTGCCACCATGATGACGTTCGGCGTGTTCGCGCTGGCGTTTCTGGTGCGCCCGCTTGGCGCAATCTTCTGGGGAAACATGGGCGATAAGAAAGGCCGCAAGTGGGCCTTGTCCACTTCCATCCTGCTCATGTCTGGCGCAACGTTCCTAATTGGCTGCCTTCCCGGCTACGCCATGCTGGGAATCGGTGCTCCGCTTCTGCTGCTGTTGCTGCGCATGGTGCAAAGCTTCTCCGCGTCGGGCGAGTACGCGGGTGCTGCAACGTTCATTGCGGAGTATTCACCGAAGGAGCATCGCGGCTTCTACTGCTCCATGGTGCCGGCGTCTACGGCCGTCGGCCTGTTAATCGGCTCGCTGTTCGCAACGTGGATGTTCAACACGTTCGGCGCAATGTCCGAGTTCGTTGTTGACTGGGGCTGGCGCATCCCGTTCTGGCTGGCTGGTCCGCTCGGCTTCATCACGCACTACATCCGCGAGCATCTGGAAGACTCTCCGGTGTATGCGCAGATGCAGGCTGACCTGGCCGAAAAGGGCATGAAGTCCGAAGATAAGCCCATCCGCATGCTGTTCAAGAAGCATTTCCGCGTGCTGGTCATCTCGTTTGGCGCGTGCGTGCTGAACGCTGTGGGCTTCTACGCCGTGCTGACGTATCTGCCGAACTACCTTGAGGCTACACTGAATTACGACGCCGCTTCCGCGTCTATCATCACCACTATCGTGCTGGTGGTGTACATCGGCTTTATCTTCCTGTCCGGGCGCATTTCCGACAAGTTCGGCCGCAAGAAGATGCTCATCGGCGCGTGCGTGGGCTTCATCGTGTTCACCATCCCGGCATTCTGGTTGCTGAACAGCCTGGACTTCTTCACCATCCTGGTGGTGGAGCTGGTCATGTGCCTGCTGCTTACTATCAACGACGGCACGTTGTCCAGCTACCTGTGCGAAACGTTCCCCACTGACGTTCGCTACTCCGGCTTTGCGCTCAGCTTCAACCTGGCGAACGCCATCTTCGGCGGCTCCGCGTCGTACATCTCGTTCGCGCTCATCGAGCTTACGGGCGACGCCATTGCCCCGGCGTACTACATGGTGTTCATCGCAATCCTGGCGTTGGTTGCCATGATTGCCTCGCACGAGCATACCGGCAAGGATTTGTCTGAAGTATAA
- a CDS encoding DMT family transporter, whose product MAEENNTVGQGDGSREYQMNRKMGTIFMLISATGMGLVPLFSRWATRTDMFDATQGLNGSDSVGAIMALGRMAMGVVFFLILMVATHKVATFKKLKLTPAIALGGLMIGMSLACYVTSTLMTTVANAVMFIYTGPVICVLLARIFRKEPMSPLQWVCLCIVFVGMLFGESLLGFGVGGNAFGLDFNLAPSTPEFPQKMVGDIFGLLSGVFYGASMFFNGYRKDADTTARGVYNFIFAVIGAGAVAILMNIVGMATGQTNWITEIHFTAFNWVGAVLLWIVCGPIALGCLLVAGRNLPAMDYSTIAYWEVPVALFIGLVVFSEPVTLNTAIGIILIVGGGAFPTVKAMIQGSRMEKQQKVAEHLSERLEEEAAKEEER is encoded by the coding sequence ATGGCAGAAGAGAACAACACTGTGGGCCAAGGGGACGGCTCCCGGGAATATCAGATGAACCGTAAAATGGGCACTATTTTCATGCTTATTTCCGCTACGGGCATGGGTTTGGTGCCGCTGTTCAGTCGCTGGGCTACGCGTACTGACATGTTTGACGCTACTCAGGGTCTTAACGGCTCCGACTCTGTCGGCGCAATTATGGCGCTTGGTCGTATGGCCATGGGCGTGGTGTTCTTCTTGATTCTGATGGTTGCCACTCATAAGGTTGCCACCTTCAAGAAGCTCAAGCTTACTCCTGCAATCGCACTGGGTGGCTTGATGATTGGCATGTCCTTGGCCTGCTATGTTACCTCCACGCTGATGACCACCGTTGCAAATGCCGTTATGTTCATTTATACGGGTCCCGTTATCTGCGTGCTGCTTGCACGAATCTTCCGCAAAGAGCCGATGAGCCCACTGCAATGGGTTTGCCTTTGCATCGTGTTTGTAGGCATGCTGTTCGGTGAGAGCCTTCTTGGCTTTGGCGTTGGTGGAAACGCATTTGGCCTTGACTTCAACCTGGCTCCTTCCACTCCGGAGTTCCCGCAGAAGATGGTCGGTGACATCTTCGGCCTGCTTTCCGGCGTGTTCTATGGCGCTTCCATGTTCTTCAACGGCTATCGTAAGGATGCGGATACTACCGCTCGCGGCGTGTACAACTTCATCTTCGCTGTTATCGGTGCGGGTGCCGTCGCAATCCTGATGAACATTGTCGGTATGGCCACGGGTCAGACCAACTGGATCACCGAGATCCACTTCACGGCTTTCAACTGGGTGGGCGCTGTCCTTCTGTGGATCGTGTGCGGTCCTATCGCTCTGGGCTGCCTGCTGGTCGCTGGCCGCAACTTGCCGGCTATGGACTACAGCACCATCGCTTACTGGGAGGTCCCTGTTGCTCTGTTCATCGGCCTGGTAGTGTTCAGCGAGCCTGTTACGCTTAACACTGCAATCGGCATTATCTTGATCGTTGGCGGCGGCGCATTCCCGACCGTCAAGGCTATGATTCAGGGTTCGAGGATGGAGAAGCAGCAGAAAGTCGCTGAGCATCTGTCCGAACGTCTTGAAGAAGAGGCTGCCAAGGAAGAGGAGCGCTAG
- a CDS encoding basic amino acid/polyamine antiporter, with protein MSEKAKGIGLFGLIGMVVSSCIGSGVFAITGQLAGVASPGAVLIAWLVVGIGFAALALSLNNLGAKKPELKGIFQYAEEGFGPLAGFISGWGYWLSAWLGNIAFATMMMSTLGYFFPTFLPGNTLPCVIVASLFMWALTFLVIRGVESASFLNAIVMVAKVASLGIFLIFAIFMFKAGIFTADFWGNVYNNAVAAGEAGADAVGLGSIGEQVMNCMIIMMWVFIGIEGAAVMSSRARNKSEVGKATVIGLICLLLIYIGCSVLPYGYMSYTEIATLDYPAMLYVFDSMAPGWGGAFISIAIIVGVAGAWLSFTMLPAETTSEMAERHLLPESWGKLNSKGAPQMSLLLVGACIQVFLIVLMFSEDAYNFAFSMCTVSIVITWSFIALYQIKFSAGEKNTAQIIVGVVALIFQVVGVLYNGWSFLLLTCVGYIPGFFVYAKARKDRGHAITSGEKVGIGAVSALGILALVLVGMGVIGI; from the coding sequence ATGAGCGAAAAAGCTAAAGGCATTGGTCTATTCGGACTGATCGGCATGGTGGTCAGCTCGTGCATCGGCTCCGGCGTGTTCGCCATTACCGGCCAGCTTGCCGGCGTTGCAAGCCCGGGCGCCGTGCTGATCGCATGGCTTGTGGTGGGCATCGGTTTTGCCGCCCTGGCGCTGTCGCTGAACAACCTGGGTGCGAAGAAGCCCGAGCTCAAGGGCATTTTCCAGTACGCTGAGGAAGGCTTCGGCCCACTGGCCGGCTTCATTTCCGGCTGGGGCTACTGGCTGTCCGCATGGTTGGGCAACATCGCATTTGCCACGATGATGATGTCCACGCTGGGCTACTTCTTCCCCACGTTCTTGCCGGGCAACACCCTGCCCTGCGTTATTGTGGCGTCGCTGTTCATGTGGGCGCTGACGTTCCTGGTTATCCGCGGCGTTGAGAGCGCATCGTTCCTGAACGCTATCGTTATGGTGGCGAAGGTGGCCTCGCTGGGCATCTTCCTTATCTTCGCTATCTTTATGTTCAAAGCGGGCATCTTTACCGCCGACTTCTGGGGCAACGTGTACAACAACGCCGTTGCCGCTGGCGAAGCGGGTGCCGATGCAGTGGGCCTGGGCTCCATCGGCGAGCAGGTTATGAACTGCATGATCATCATGATGTGGGTGTTCATTGGTATTGAGGGCGCCGCTGTTATGAGTTCGCGCGCTCGCAACAAGAGCGAAGTTGGCAAGGCTACCGTTATCGGCCTGATCTGCCTGCTGCTTATCTACATCGGCTGCTCCGTGCTCCCCTATGGCTACATGAGCTACACCGAGATCGCCACGCTGGACTACCCCGCCATGCTGTACGTGTTCGACTCCATGGCTCCCGGTTGGGGCGGCGCGTTCATCAGCATCGCCATTATCGTGGGCGTTGCCGGCGCGTGGCTGTCCTTCACCATGCTGCCTGCTGAGACCACGTCCGAGATGGCCGAGCGTCACCTGCTGCCCGAGTCTTGGGGCAAGCTGAACAGCAAGGGCGCTCCGCAGATGAGCCTGCTGCTGGTTGGCGCTTGCATCCAGGTGTTCCTGATCGTGCTGATGTTCAGCGAGGACGCGTACAACTTCGCGTTCAGCATGTGCACCGTGTCCATCGTCATCACGTGGTCGTTCATCGCGCTGTATCAGATCAAGTTCTCGGCCGGCGAGAAGAACACCGCCCAAATCATCGTTGGCGTGGTGGCCCTGATCTTCCAGGTGGTCGGCGTACTGTACAACGGCTGGTCGTTCCTTCTGCTGACCTGCGTTGGCTACATCCCCGGCTTCTTCGTGTATGCGAAGGCCCGCAAGGATCGCGGCCACGCGATCACCAGCGGCGAGAAGGTTGGCATCGGCGCTGTGTCCGCCCTGGGCATCCTGGCCCTGGTGCTGGTGGGCATGGGCGTGATCGGCATCTAG
- a CDS encoding helix-turn-helix transcriptional regulator, giving the protein MELALFYYTLLMLLLSILVAAVCLSAYLVSHKKTTLFLSIAFAFYFFDVALVFQDEFIMRSTQQALPSLYMFVRSLASVVTGGGFITAFWVLVCDYLGESRRALLVVPPVVFAVVSVAMLVVIPDGENQRFWFWAMHQFYMYWILLYAGYRFVKQKDEAERARLWRHRVIYLAAWVLSLGILVEDAAFFLFLDIPSFTIGPLIFTTERNYAENLLLLVVGIAAVRDCFRMLSLRFERPPAQGGSKRQEQQIVENLNVFATRHKLSQREREVLYLILIGKDNQNIASEMSLALSTVKVHVHNILKKTGSASRQELIQDFWKMS; this is encoded by the coding sequence GTGGAGCTAGCTCTGTTTTATTACACGTTGCTCATGTTGCTGCTGTCCATTTTGGTGGCGGCTGTGTGCTTGTCGGCGTATCTGGTGTCGCACAAGAAGACCACGCTGTTCTTAAGCATTGCGTTCGCATTCTATTTCTTCGACGTGGCGCTGGTGTTCCAAGACGAATTCATCATGCGCTCCACGCAGCAGGCGCTGCCTTCGCTGTACATGTTCGTCAGATCGTTGGCGTCCGTGGTCACCGGCGGCGGCTTCATCACGGCGTTTTGGGTGCTGGTGTGCGACTATCTTGGCGAATCGCGCCGCGCGCTTTTGGTGGTGCCCCCGGTGGTGTTCGCCGTTGTTAGCGTGGCTATGCTTGTCGTCATTCCCGATGGCGAAAACCAGCGCTTTTGGTTCTGGGCCATGCACCAGTTCTATATGTACTGGATTCTGCTGTACGCGGGCTATCGCTTCGTGAAGCAGAAAGACGAGGCCGAACGCGCCCGTCTGTGGCGCCACCGGGTCATATACCTTGCGGCCTGGGTGCTGAGCCTGGGCATCCTTGTGGAAGACGCCGCGTTCTTCCTGTTTCTCGACATTCCGTCGTTTACCATCGGGCCGCTTATCTTCACCACGGAGCGCAACTACGCCGAGAATCTGTTGCTGCTGGTCGTCGGCATTGCCGCCGTGCGCGATTGCTTCCGCATGCTCTCGCTGCGTTTCGAGCGCCCGCCGGCGCAAGGCGGCAGCAAGCGTCAGGAACAGCAGATCGTCGAGAACCTCAACGTGTTCGCCACGCGCCACAAGCTGTCGCAGCGCGAGCGCGAGGTGCTGTATCTCATCCTCATCGGCAAGGATAACCAGAACATCGCTTCGGAAATGTCGCTGGCCCTGTCCACGGTGAAGGTGCACGTGCACAACATCCTGAAGAAAACGGGTTCCGCAAGTCGCCAGGAACTTATCCAGGATTTCTGGAAGATGTCGTAG
- the arcA gene encoding arginine deiminase has translation MAGVNVKSEIKPLKKVLLHRPGKELLNLTPNTLEELLFDDIPFLKVAQEEHDAFAQALRDNGVEVVYLEDLTAEVLAADPQLREKFLLQWIDEAGIKTERYRKIIFDYMQENYPDAKDFVLKTMEGINLTELHTDKSNSLVDLVSEASKMVVAPMPNLYFTRDPFAMIGNGVSINRMYSVTRNRETFYGEYIFTYHPDFKGTPQYYSRYNTFHIEGGDILNINEHVLAIGISQRTEPDAIDGIAHNIFNDPTSPVDTILAFNIPNNRAMMHLDTVFTQIDVDKFTIHPGIMGPLSVFEITPEGNGIKVHEINAPLEQILEKYIGMPVTLIPCGGGDRIAAEREQWNDGSNTLCIAPGRVVVYERNDVTNAVLRKHNIDVIEIPSAELSRGRGGPRCMSMPVWRED, from the coding sequence ATGGCTGGCGTAAACGTCAAGAGCGAAATCAAGCCCTTGAAGAAAGTCCTGCTGCATCGACCCGGTAAGGAGCTGCTGAACCTTACCCCGAACACGCTTGAAGAGCTGCTGTTCGACGACATTCCGTTTTTGAAGGTTGCCCAGGAAGAGCACGACGCCTTCGCGCAGGCTCTGCGCGACAACGGCGTGGAGGTCGTGTACCTGGAGGACCTGACGGCCGAGGTTCTGGCCGCCGACCCGCAGCTTCGCGAGAAGTTCCTGCTGCAGTGGATCGATGAGGCCGGCATCAAGACCGAGCGCTATCGCAAGATCATCTTTGATTACATGCAGGAGAACTACCCCGACGCCAAGGACTTCGTGTTGAAGACCATGGAGGGCATCAACCTGACCGAGTTGCACACCGACAAGTCCAACTCGCTGGTCGACCTGGTGTCTGAGGCCTCCAAGATGGTGGTGGCCCCCATGCCGAACCTGTACTTCACCCGCGACCCGTTCGCGATGATCGGCAACGGCGTGTCCATCAACCGCATGTACTCCGTCACGCGCAACCGCGAGACGTTTTACGGCGAGTACATCTTCACGTATCACCCGGACTTCAAGGGCACCCCGCAGTACTACAGCCGCTACAACACGTTCCACATCGAGGGCGGCGACATCCTGAACATCAACGAGCATGTGCTGGCCATCGGCATCTCCCAGCGCACCGAGCCCGACGCCATCGACGGCATTGCCCACAACATCTTCAACGACCCCACGAGCCCCGTGGACACCATCCTGGCGTTCAACATCCCGAACAACCGCGCCATGATGCACCTGGACACCGTGTTCACTCAAATCGACGTGGACAAGTTCACCATCCACCCCGGCATCATGGGCCCGCTGTCCGTGTTCGAGATCACGCCCGAAGGCAATGGCATCAAGGTGCACGAGATCAACGCTCCGCTTGAGCAGATTCTGGAGAAGTACATCGGCATGCCGGTGACGCTGATCCCCTGCGGCGGTGGCGACCGCATTGCCGCCGAGCGCGAGCAGTGGAACGACGGCTCGAACACGCTGTGCATCGCCCCTGGTCGCGTGGTGGTTTACGAGCGCAACGACGTCACGAACGCCGTGCTGCGCAAGCACAACATCGACGTCATCGAGATTCCGTCGGCCGAGCTGTCCCGCGGCCGTGGCGGCCCGCGCTGCATGAGCATGCCCGTTTGGCGCGAGGATTAA
- a CDS encoding serine/threonine protein kinase, giving the protein MAKIVNSWNDWDPLKRVIVGRCDNSMIPPEEPATSEKVPVDSEMRGMWGLRPLRTVERGNECLENLVKAVEERGVVVDRPTPLQWNQAIGTPDFRNDSMMTCMPPRDILLTVGNEIMASANSFRCRYFEYLAYWPLMKQYFDEDPEFLWTQAPRPRLTDASYKHNYYDEKITLEERLVRTANKDFVTTEVEPMWDAADLMRMGKDIFIQHGLTTNRTAMEWFQRYYPEYRIHAMNFPGDPYPIHIDATFVPLRPGLIINNPHRHPAEGQRDIFEANDWQIVDAAQPAHDEPPALCYSSVWLSMNCLVLDPSTVIVEASEVNQQEQMDQLGMNVIPVDLRDAYPFGGGLHCSTADVYREGECLDYFPNRVKDCTLIHPEMWED; this is encoded by the coding sequence ATGGCGAAGATTGTCAACTCTTGGAACGACTGGGATCCGTTGAAGCGCGTCATCGTTGGCCGCTGCGACAACTCGATGATCCCGCCCGAGGAGCCCGCGACCTCTGAGAAGGTGCCGGTCGACTCCGAGATGCGCGGCATGTGGGGCCTGCGCCCGCTGCGCACCGTCGAGCGCGGCAACGAGTGCCTCGAGAACCTGGTCAAGGCCGTCGAGGAGCGCGGCGTGGTCGTCGACCGCCCGACGCCCCTGCAGTGGAACCAGGCCATCGGCACGCCGGACTTCCGCAACGACTCCATGATGACCTGCATGCCTCCGCGCGACATCCTGCTGACCGTCGGCAACGAGATCATGGCCTCCGCCAACTCCTTCCGCTGCCGCTACTTCGAGTACCTGGCCTACTGGCCGCTCATGAAGCAGTACTTCGACGAGGACCCCGAGTTCCTGTGGACCCAGGCCCCCCGTCCCCGCCTGACCGACGCTTCCTACAAGCACAACTACTACGACGAGAAGATCACCCTCGAGGAGCGCCTCGTCCGCACCGCCAACAAGGACTTCGTGACCACCGAGGTCGAGCCGATGTGGGACGCCGCCGACCTCATGCGCATGGGCAAGGACATCTTCATCCAGCACGGCCTGACCACCAACCGCACGGCCATGGAGTGGTTCCAGCGCTACTATCCCGAGTACCGCATCCATGCGATGAACTTCCCGGGCGACCCCTACCCGATCCACATCGACGCCACGTTCGTGCCGCTGCGCCCGGGCCTGATCATCAACAACCCGCACCGTCACCCGGCCGAGGGCCAGCGCGACATCTTCGAGGCCAACGACTGGCAGATCGTCGACGCCGCCCAGCCCGCCCATGACGAGCCGCCCGCGCTGTGCTACAGCTCCGTGTGGCTGTCCATGAACTGCCTGGTGCTCGACCCCTCCACGGTCATCGTCGAGGCTTCCGAGGTCAACCAGCAGGAGCAGATGGACCAGCTGGGCATGAACGTCATCCCGGTCGACCTGCGCGACGCATACCCCTTCGGCGGCGGCCTGCACTGCTCCACCGCAGACGTCTACCGCGAGGGCGAGTGCCTCGACTACTTCCCGAACCGCGTCAAGGACTGCACGCTCATCCACCCGGAGATGTGGGAGGACTAG
- a CDS encoding Nramp family divalent metal transporter has translation MASSFVQKLKNVGPGALVAAGFVGPGTVTTCTVSGASYGYTMLWALLFATVATIIFQEMAARIGIVTQEGLGENIRDRISHPVLKWIAIVIVIIAIFIGNTAYETGNITGGILGIQAVADVPMIPIVIVLGILAFVAMWAGSYKLVEKILTGIVIFMGLVFLITAFASPVDWGAVVAGLFTPTLPEGQAGAKGILTAVGLIGTTIVPYNLFLHASGAAERFKDPEQVSDARFDCVLSIGLGGVISMAILICAAANMHAAGITVTNGKDMAIALQPLLGNWATVLIGIGLLAAGFSSAITAPLSAAYAVNGVLGWGKTLKDLQFKVVWMIVLVAGCLMAVVLGKSPTELILVAQAANAILLPIMAFFVMYVANGKSLGKWRNHAFANICGVIFIGITLFMCWRNMSSFLASLQTLIGA, from the coding sequence ATGGCAAGCTCGTTCGTTCAGAAGCTGAAGAACGTCGGCCCCGGCGCATTGGTTGCGGCTGGCTTCGTTGGCCCCGGCACGGTTACCACGTGCACGGTTTCCGGCGCAAGCTATGGCTACACCATGTTGTGGGCGCTGCTGTTCGCCACCGTCGCAACGATCATCTTTCAGGAGATGGCCGCACGAATCGGTATCGTGACGCAGGAAGGCCTGGGTGAGAATATCCGCGATCGCATTTCGCATCCTGTGCTGAAGTGGATTGCAATCGTGATTGTTATCATCGCTATCTTTATTGGTAACACCGCATACGAAACGGGCAACATCACGGGCGGCATCCTGGGCATTCAGGCTGTGGCCGATGTCCCCATGATTCCCATCGTCATCGTGCTGGGCATCCTTGCGTTCGTTGCCATGTGGGCTGGCTCGTACAAGCTGGTCGAGAAGATTCTGACAGGCATCGTCATTTTCATGGGCCTGGTGTTCCTTATCACGGCGTTCGCTTCGCCGGTTGATTGGGGCGCGGTTGTGGCCGGCCTGTTCACGCCTACGCTGCCCGAGGGTCAGGCCGGTGCGAAGGGCATCCTCACCGCCGTTGGCCTGATTGGCACTACCATCGTGCCGTACAACCTGTTCCTGCACGCGTCCGGCGCAGCCGAGCGTTTCAAGGATCCCGAGCAAGTTTCCGACGCGCGCTTCGACTGCGTGCTGTCCATCGGCCTGGGCGGTGTCATCTCCATGGCCATCCTCATCTGCGCTGCTGCGAACATGCATGCGGCCGGCATCACCGTCACGAACGGTAAGGATATGGCTATCGCGCTGCAGCCGCTGCTGGGCAACTGGGCCACGGTGCTCATTGGCATTGGCCTGCTGGCCGCCGGTTTCTCCAGCGCCATCACGGCTCCGCTTTCCGCTGCGTACGCGGTCAACGGCGTGCTGGGCTGGGGCAAAACGCTGAAGGACCTGCAGTTCAAGGTCGTCTGGATGATCGTGCTGGTGGCTGGCTGCCTTATGGCCGTTGTGCTGGGCAAAAGCCCGACCGAGCTCATCCTCGTCGCGCAGGCGGCAAACGCCATCTTGCTGCCCATCATGGCCTTCTTCGTGATGTACGTTGCGAACGGCAAAAGCCTGGGCAAGTGGCGCAACCATGCCTTCGCGAACATCTGCGGTGTAATCTTCATCGGCATCACGCTGTTCATGTGCTGGCGCAACATGTCCAGCTTCCTGGCATCGCTGCAAACGCTCATCGGCGCTTAA
- a CDS encoding MFS transporter, with amino-acid sequence MTDSAQATAAEQRRTVRKVATASFFCNFIEWFDYATYSYFAVVIAQVFFPNDDPALALIQTFAVFALSFLLRPIGAIFWGNMGDKKGRKWSLTVSVFMMAGATFCIGLLPGYMAWGMAAPALLLLLRMIQGFSASGEYAGAATFLAEYAPTDKRGMYCSIVPASTAIGLLVGSAFATVMYTIMPEASVNEWGWRIPFILAGPLGIGAYFVNIQLEDSPTYQAMQRALKDAEASGAAGAPERPIHCLFTKHLRKLIISIGAAMLNAVGFYVVLTYLPVYLETAVMMPKNESSLITTIALITYVAFIFASGHLSDKFGRKKMLITACVGFIVFTIPAFMLLNTANFVTVLVVELIMCLILTINDGTLSSYLSETFPTQVRYSGFALSFNVANALFGGTASFICTSLITVSGSNMAPAFYMVGVSCIALVAMILSHEHSNKDLSEI; translated from the coding sequence ATGACAGATAGCGCTCAGGCAACTGCCGCAGAACAGCGGCGCACCGTCCGCAAAGTCGCAACGGCGTCGTTCTTCTGCAACTTCATCGAGTGGTTCGACTATGCAACTTACTCGTATTTTGCGGTCGTCATCGCGCAGGTTTTCTTCCCGAACGACGACCCGGCTCTCGCGCTGATCCAAACGTTCGCAGTGTTCGCGCTGTCGTTTTTGCTGCGACCCATCGGCGCAATCTTTTGGGGGAACATGGGCGACAAGAAGGGTCGTAAGTGGTCGCTTACCGTGTCCGTGTTCATGATGGCTGGCGCCACGTTCTGCATCGGCCTGTTGCCCGGCTATATGGCGTGGGGCATGGCCGCTCCGGCGCTGCTGCTGTTGCTGCGCATGATTCAAGGCTTTTCCGCATCCGGCGAGTATGCGGGCGCTGCAACGTTTTTGGCAGAATACGCACCCACCGACAAGCGCGGCATGTACTGCTCGATCGTTCCCGCTTCCACCGCCATTGGCTTGCTGGTGGGCAGCGCGTTTGCAACGGTCATGTACACCATCATGCCGGAAGCTTCTGTTAACGAGTGGGGTTGGCGTATTCCGTTCATCTTGGCAGGTCCTTTGGGAATTGGTGCCTACTTCGTGAACATCCAGCTTGAGGATTCCCCCACGTATCAGGCCATGCAGCGTGCACTGAAAGACGCCGAGGCTTCCGGCGCGGCCGGCGCCCCCGAGCGTCCCATCCATTGCTTGTTCACCAAGCATCTGCGTAAACTCATCATTTCCATCGGTGCGGCAATGCTCAACGCCGTCGGCTTCTACGTGGTGCTCACGTACTTGCCCGTGTACCTGGAAACGGCCGTTATGATGCCGAAGAACGAGTCTTCGCTTATCACCACCATTGCGCTGATCACGTATGTGGCGTTCATCTTCGCCAGCGGGCATCTGTCCGATAAGTTCGGTCGCAAAAAGATGCTTATCACCGCATGCGTAGGCTTCATCGTGTTCACCATCCCGGCGTTTATGCTGCTGAACACGGCGAACTTCGTAACGGTGCTCGTGGTGGAACTGATCATGTGTCTCATTCTCACCATCAACGACGGTACGCTTTCCAGCTACTTGAGCGAGACGTTCCCCACGCAGGTGCGCTACTCGGGCTTCGCGCTCAGCTTCAACGTGGCGAACGCCCTATTCGGCGGCACGGCTTCGTTCATCTGCACGTCGCTGATCACGGTGTCGGGCTCGAACATGGCTCCCGCGTTCTATATGGTGGGCGTGTCCTGCATCGCGCTGGTTGCCATGATCTTGTCGCACGAGCACTCAAACAAAGATCTGTCCGAGATCTAG